In Stenotrophomonas sp. ESTM1D_MKCIP4_1, a single genomic region encodes these proteins:
- the lpxC gene encoding UDP-3-O-acyl-N-acetylglucosamine deacetylase, which translates to MIQQRTLKNTIRATGVGLHSGDKVYMTLRPAPVNHGIVFRRVDLDPVVEVPAKAELVTEVTLCTGLTCNDAKIQTVEHLMSALAGLGVDNIIVELSSAELPIMDGSSGPFVFLLQSAGIVEQDAPKRFIRVLKTVEVTEGDKVARFTPYEGYKLGFTIQFDHPMIPAKQSRQEIEFSTMAYTKEISRARTFGFMRDLEYMRERNLGLGGSMDNAIVLDEFRVLNEDGLRYADEFVRHKILDAIGDLYLAGGQVLGAYEGFKSGHALNNKLVRALMADATAWEWVTYESPTAEDPVVYAVPAYA; encoded by the coding sequence ATGATCCAGCAACGCACCCTCAAGAACACGATCCGCGCCACCGGCGTTGGCCTGCACAGCGGTGACAAGGTCTACATGACCCTGCGCCCGGCACCGGTCAACCATGGCATCGTGTTCCGGCGCGTGGATCTGGACCCGGTGGTGGAAGTGCCGGCCAAGGCCGAGCTGGTCACCGAAGTGACCCTGTGCACCGGCCTGACCTGCAACGACGCCAAGATCCAGACCGTCGAACACCTGATGTCGGCGCTGGCCGGCCTGGGTGTGGACAACATCATCGTCGAACTGTCCTCGGCCGAGCTGCCGATCATGGACGGTTCGTCCGGCCCGTTCGTGTTCCTGCTGCAGTCGGCAGGCATCGTGGAACAAGATGCGCCCAAGCGCTTCATCCGCGTGCTGAAGACCGTGGAAGTGACCGAGGGCGACAAGGTGGCCCGCTTCACCCCGTACGAAGGGTACAAGCTGGGCTTCACCATCCAGTTCGACCACCCGATGATCCCGGCCAAGCAGTCGCGCCAGGAAATCGAGTTCTCCACGATGGCCTACACCAAGGAAATCTCCCGCGCGCGTACCTTCGGTTTCATGCGTGACCTGGAGTACATGCGCGAGCGCAACCTGGGCCTGGGCGGTTCGATGGACAACGCCATCGTGCTGGACGAGTTCCGCGTGCTCAACGAAGACGGCCTGCGCTACGCCGACGAATTCGTGCGCCACAAGATCCTCGATGCGATCGGCGATCTGTATCTGGCCGGCGGCCAGGTGCTGGGCGCCTACGAAGGCTTCAAGTCCGGCCATGCGCTCAACAACAAGCTGGTCCGCGCGCTGATGGCCGACGCCACCGCGTGGGAGTGGGTGACCTACGAGTCGCCGACGGCCGAGGATCCGGTGGTGTACGCGGTTCCCGCTTACGCCTGA
- a CDS encoding DUF721 domain-containing protein yields the protein MSEPKSSVRPATRPKPALDAVMADKSGNPLRRALWLDALDRQLRPQLPPALRNRCRLANVDGEHLVFLVESPVWHAKVRLAEAQLLDAARSIGLKATKVTIKTASPTPTRSPAHDNRNGPHAVSAATHKGLRDALAALQDAPVKPKHGS from the coding sequence ATGTCTGAGCCGAAATCCAGCGTTCGTCCCGCGACCAGGCCGAAACCGGCGCTGGATGCAGTGATGGCGGACAAAAGCGGGAACCCTCTGCGTCGTGCCTTGTGGCTCGACGCGCTGGACCGTCAGTTGCGCCCCCAGTTACCGCCCGCGTTGCGCAACCGTTGCCGGCTGGCCAATGTGGACGGGGAACACCTCGTTTTTCTCGTCGAATCCCCGGTCTGGCATGCCAAGGTGCGGCTTGCCGAAGCCCAGTTGCTCGACGCGGCCCGGTCCATCGGGCTGAAGGCCACCAAGGTGACCATCAAGACTGCGTCTCCCACTCCCACGCGCTCCCCAGCGCACGACAACCGGAATGGCCCCCACGCAGTTTCAGCCGCCACGCACAAAGGGCTACGCGACGCCTTGGCGGCCCTGCAGGATGCCCCGGTCAAACCGAAGCACGGGTCCTGA
- a CDS encoding M23 family metallopeptidase, with product MAFKKIVIKTREGQAKSPIARLRFYFEDRPRALLGSVLGVGCIIGLAGGFGASALNDSRLQAKVDRQEAELAKVQRDAQTQVNALAARLGELQAQATRLNALGERLTQMGKLEDGEFDFNETPGLGDGDAGGPTADIPVKDVNADLQVLEQRFAASGRQLSVMESLMFDHQLQQNAVPSRMPIRNTYITSSFGTRADPFGRGAATHKGMDFHARVGDPVMSVADGVVSFAGVKGGYGNVVDVDHGNGYVTRYAHNSRLVVKVGDLVRAGQEVAKAGSTGRSTGAHVHFEVWENGNVVNPRKFLGDGGNTPVGRISRG from the coding sequence ATGGCATTCAAAAAGATCGTAATCAAAACGCGTGAAGGGCAGGCCAAATCGCCGATCGCGCGTTTGCGGTTCTATTTCGAGGACCGCCCCCGCGCCCTGCTGGGCAGCGTGCTCGGGGTAGGCTGCATTATCGGCCTTGCCGGTGGCTTTGGCGCCAGCGCGCTGAACGACTCGCGCCTGCAGGCCAAGGTCGACCGCCAGGAAGCGGAACTGGCCAAGGTCCAGCGCGATGCGCAGACCCAGGTCAACGCACTGGCCGCCCGGCTGGGCGAGCTGCAGGCACAGGCCACCCGCCTGAACGCCCTCGGCGAGCGCCTGACCCAGATGGGCAAGCTGGAAGACGGCGAGTTCGACTTCAACGAGACCCCCGGCCTGGGTGACGGCGATGCCGGCGGCCCGACCGCGGACATCCCGGTGAAGGACGTCAACGCCGACTTACAGGTGCTGGAGCAGCGCTTTGCTGCTTCAGGCCGCCAGTTGTCGGTGATGGAATCGCTGATGTTCGACCACCAGCTGCAGCAGAACGCCGTGCCCTCGCGCATGCCGATCCGCAACACCTACATCACGTCCAGCTTCGGCACCCGTGCCGATCCGTTCGGTCGCGGTGCCGCCACCCACAAGGGCATGGACTTCCACGCCCGCGTCGGCGACCCGGTGATGTCCGTGGCCGATGGCGTGGTCAGCTTCGCCGGCGTGAAGGGCGGCTACGGCAACGTGGTCGACGTCGACCATGGCAACGGCTATGTCACCCGCTATGCGCACAACTCGCGCCTGGTGGTGAAGGTCGGTGACCTGGTCCGTGCCGGCCAGGAAGTGGCCAAGGCCGGTTCAACCGGCCGCTCGACCGGTGCCCACGTGCACTTCGAGGTGTGGGAAAACGGCAACGTGGTCAACCCGCGCAAGTTCCTGGGTGACGGCGGCAACACGCCGGTCGGCCGCATCAGCCGCGGCTGA
- the secA gene encoding preprotein translocase subunit SecA — MINSLLTRVFGSRNERQLRQLNRIVAKINALEPEIEKLSDEQLQAKTPEFKQRIAGGEALDKVLPEAFAVCREAGRRVLGMRHYDVQLIGGMVLHLGKIAEMRTGEGKTLVATLPVYLNALEGKGVHVVTVNDYLARRDAAQMGKLYNWLGLSVGVVYPGMPHSDKREAYASDITYGTNNEFGFDYLRDNMALSKADRYQRGLHYAIVDEVDSILIDEARTPLIISGPADDSPELYIRVNRVVPNLVKQEAEDGEGDFWVDEKGKQVHLSEAGMEHAEQLLVDAGILDSETEGLYAPQNLTVVHHLNAALRAHAIYQRDVDYIVRDGEVVIVDEFTGRTLAGRRWSDGLHQAVEAKEGVPVQRENQTLASITFQNLFRMYKKLSGMTGTADTEAFEFQSIYGLEVVVIPTNRPTIRKDSPDQVFLNRKGKFNAVLADIEECAKRGQPVLVGTTSIETSEMLSEHLSKAGVKHEVLNAKQHDREATIVANAGRPAAVTIATNMAGRGTDIVLGGSLEAEIHALGEDATDEQKAAVKAEWQKRHDAVKAAGGLHIVGTERHESRRIDNQLRGRSGRQGDPGSSRFYLSLEDNLMRIFASDWVQKAMRMMGMKEDDVIEDRLVSRQIEKAQRKVEAHNFDIRKNLLDFDDVNNDQRKVIYAQRDELLDAESVKDNVDGIRDDVIFDIVARFVPPNSVDEQWDLRGLEATLESDFGLQMSLVDLVKSHEELDAEGIAAKVQERINQHFAEKEAGVGEETMRALEKHVMLTVLDQSWKEHLARMDYLRQGIYLRGYAQKQPKQEYKKEAFELFSDMLENVKREVVTLLARVRIRSDEEVQALEAAERQQVEARLSQSQFQHQDAGSYSADEEAAQVEAAQQGVSPLQRDEPKIGRNDPCPCGSGKKYKHCHGQLS; from the coding sequence ATGATCAACAGCCTGCTTACCCGCGTATTTGGCAGTCGTAACGAACGACAGCTGCGCCAGCTCAACCGCATCGTCGCCAAGATCAATGCGCTGGAGCCGGAGATCGAGAAGCTTTCCGACGAGCAGCTGCAGGCCAAGACGCCGGAGTTCAAGCAGCGCATCGCCGGTGGTGAAGCCCTGGACAAGGTGCTGCCGGAAGCCTTCGCGGTCTGCCGCGAAGCCGGCCGCCGCGTGCTGGGCATGCGCCACTACGACGTGCAGCTGATCGGCGGCATGGTGCTTCACCTGGGCAAGATCGCAGAAATGCGCACCGGTGAAGGCAAGACCCTGGTGGCGACCCTGCCGGTGTACCTGAACGCGCTGGAAGGCAAGGGCGTGCATGTGGTCACCGTCAACGACTACCTGGCCCGCCGCGACGCCGCCCAGATGGGCAAGCTGTACAACTGGCTGGGCCTGAGCGTGGGCGTGGTCTACCCGGGCATGCCGCACAGCGACAAGCGCGAAGCCTATGCCTCGGACATCACCTACGGCACCAACAACGAATTCGGTTTCGACTACCTGCGCGACAACATGGCGCTGTCCAAGGCCGACCGCTACCAGCGCGGCCTGCACTACGCCATCGTCGACGAAGTCGACTCCATCCTGATCGACGAAGCGCGTACCCCGCTGATCATCTCCGGCCCGGCCGACGATTCCCCGGAGCTGTACATCCGCGTCAACCGCGTCGTGCCGAACCTGGTCAAGCAGGAAGCGGAAGACGGCGAGGGCGATTTCTGGGTCGATGAGAAGGGCAAGCAGGTGCACCTGTCCGAAGCGGGCATGGAGCATGCCGAGCAGCTGCTGGTGGACGCCGGCATCCTCGACAGCGAGACCGAGGGCCTGTACGCGCCGCAGAACCTGACCGTGGTCCACCACCTCAACGCCGCCCTGCGCGCGCACGCCATCTACCAGCGTGACGTGGACTACATCGTGCGCGATGGCGAAGTGGTCATCGTCGATGAGTTCACCGGCCGCACCCTGGCCGGCCGCCGCTGGTCCGACGGCCTGCACCAGGCGGTGGAAGCGAAGGAAGGCGTGCCGGTCCAGCGCGAGAACCAGACGCTGGCCAGCATCACCTTCCAGAACCTGTTCCGCATGTACAAGAAGCTGTCCGGCATGACCGGTACGGCTGATACCGAAGCGTTCGAGTTCCAGAGCATCTACGGCCTGGAAGTGGTGGTCATCCCGACCAATCGCCCGACCATCCGCAAGGACAGCCCGGACCAGGTGTTCCTCAACCGCAAGGGCAAGTTCAATGCGGTGCTGGCCGACATCGAAGAGTGCGCCAAGCGCGGCCAGCCGGTGCTGGTGGGTACCACCTCGATCGAAACCTCGGAAATGCTGTCCGAGCACCTGAGCAAGGCCGGCGTGAAGCACGAAGTGCTCAACGCCAAGCAGCACGACCGCGAAGCGACCATCGTCGCCAACGCCGGTCGTCCGGCCGCCGTGACCATCGCCACCAACATGGCCGGCCGTGGTACCGACATCGTGCTGGGCGGTTCGCTGGAAGCGGAAATCCACGCCCTGGGCGAGGACGCGACCGACGAGCAGAAGGCTGCGGTCAAGGCCGAATGGCAGAAGCGCCATGACGCGGTGAAGGCCGCCGGCGGCCTGCACATCGTGGGTACCGAGCGCCATGAATCGCGCCGTATCGACAACCAGCTGCGTGGCCGTTCGGGCCGCCAGGGTGATCCGGGTTCGTCCCGCTTCTACCTGTCGCTGGAAGACAACCTGATGCGCATCTTCGCCTCCGACTGGGTGCAGAAGGCCATGCGCATGATGGGCATGAAGGAAGACGACGTCATCGAGGACCGCCTGGTCAGCCGCCAGATCGAAAAGGCGCAGCGCAAGGTCGAGGCCCACAACTTCGACATCCGCAAGAACCTGCTGGACTTCGACGACGTCAACAACGACCAGCGCAAGGTGATCTACGCCCAGCGTGATGAACTGCTGGACGCCGAATCGGTGAAGGACAACGTCGATGGCATCCGCGACGACGTGATCTTCGACATCGTCGCCCGCTTCGTGCCGCCGAACTCGGTGGACGAACAGTGGGACCTGCGTGGCCTGGAAGCGACCCTGGAGTCGGATTTCGGCCTGCAGATGTCGCTGGTGGACCTGGTCAAGTCGCACGAGGAACTGGACGCCGAAGGCATCGCTGCCAAGGTGCAGGAACGCATCAACCAGCACTTCGCCGAGAAGGAAGCCGGCGTGGGCGAGGAAACCATGCGTGCGCTGGAAAAGCACGTGATGCTGACCGTGCTCGACCAGAGCTGGAAGGAACACCTGGCCCGCATGGACTACCTGCGCCAGGGCATCTACCTGCGCGGTTACGCGCAGAAGCAGCCCAAGCAGGAGTACAAGAAGGAAGCCTTCGAGCTGTTCTCGGACATGCTGGAGAACGTCAAGCGCGAAGTAGTGACCCTGCTGGCCCGCGTGCGCATCCGCAGCGATGAGGAAGTGCAGGCGCTGGAAGCGGCCGAACGGCAGCAGGTGGAAGCCCGCCTGAGCCAGTCGCAGTTCCAGCACCAGGATGCCGGCAGCTACAGCGCCGACGAGGAAGCCGCGCAGGTGGAGGCCGCCCAGCAGGGTGTGTCGCCGCTGCAGCGTGACGAGCCGAAGATCGGCCGCAACGATCCGTGCCCCTGCGGCAGTGGCAAGAAGTACAAGCACTGCCACGGCCAGCTGAGCTGA
- a CDS encoding Nudix family hydrolase has product MPSPKRSIHVVAGVITDVRGRVLLNRRTENRDMAGLWEFPGGKREAGESSEQALVRELREELGIEAEIGEWIMDVPQHYPDKHLTLEVRHIRSWKGTPRGREGQAITWVAADKLGRYSMPPADLPVVAALRQPDRYLITPAPDAGETGVQRWQEQLQRAVAAGQQRIQLRLPAAHPQRQVLIEQALQAHRQGVQWLLNRDIDLARALGVGVHLGSEQLLQLSQRPLPEGQLVAASCHDLQQLQAAQQLGCDFAVLGPVQATASHPEATPLGWDAFAALRAQVSLPIYALGGLDAGQVSQARRHGGQGIAAIRGLWPA; this is encoded by the coding sequence ATGCCTTCCCCGAAACGATCGATCCATGTCGTGGCCGGCGTCATTACTGACGTCCGTGGCCGTGTGCTGCTCAACCGCCGTACCGAAAACCGCGACATGGCCGGCCTGTGGGAATTCCCCGGCGGCAAGCGCGAGGCGGGCGAGAGTTCCGAACAGGCGCTGGTGCGTGAACTGCGCGAGGAGCTCGGCATCGAGGCCGAGATCGGCGAGTGGATCATGGACGTGCCGCAGCACTACCCGGACAAGCACCTCACCCTGGAAGTGCGGCATATCCGCAGCTGGAAGGGCACCCCGCGCGGGCGCGAGGGCCAGGCCATCACCTGGGTGGCCGCGGACAAGCTGGGCCGCTATTCGATGCCGCCGGCCGACCTGCCGGTGGTGGCCGCGTTGCGCCAGCCCGACCGCTACCTGATCACGCCCGCGCCTGACGCGGGCGAAACCGGCGTACAGCGCTGGCAGGAGCAGCTGCAGCGGGCAGTGGCTGCGGGCCAGCAGCGCATCCAGCTGCGGCTGCCGGCCGCGCATCCGCAGCGGCAGGTGCTGATCGAGCAGGCGCTGCAGGCGCACCGGCAGGGCGTGCAGTGGCTGCTCAACCGCGATATCGACCTGGCCCGTGCACTGGGCGTGGGCGTGCACCTGGGCAGCGAACAGCTGCTGCAGCTGTCGCAGCGGCCGCTGCCCGAAGGCCAACTGGTAGCCGCGTCCTGCCACGACCTGCAGCAGCTGCAGGCCGCGCAGCAGCTGGGCTGCGACTTCGCGGTGCTGGGCCCGGTGCAGGCCACCGCCAGCCATCCCGAGGCTACGCCGCTGGGCTGGGATGCCTTCGCCGCGCTGCGCGCCCAGGTATCGCTGCCGATCTACGCGCTGGGCGGGCTGGATGCCGGCCAGGTCAGCCAGGCCCGCCGCCACGGCGGCCAGGGCATCGCCGCGATCCGCGGCCTGTGGCCGGCGTGA
- a CDS encoding DUF4124 domain-containing protein: MKAVLSLLLVLLSATSVDAHAQSTRLNRCTDAQGQSVYTDRPCDSLGAQSRRPPPPPAGSTLQRDSLGASCPRRLSELVQALHDAVNTQDVNRLSTLYLWSAVSDAGAQRILGQLESVVRRPLVDVVPVYPQQDVEMPVVEGQSAAAQGTAPETTAPRHPVGLRLEQTLPGSATRAATVLGLRRQYGCFWITL; this comes from the coding sequence ATGAAAGCTGTCCTGTCCCTGCTGCTGGTGCTGCTGTCCGCCACGAGCGTCGATGCCCACGCCCAATCCACCCGCTTGAACCGCTGCACCGATGCGCAGGGCCAGAGCGTCTACACCGACCGCCCCTGTGACAGCCTGGGCGCGCAGTCGCGGCGCCCGCCGCCGCCACCGGCCGGCAGCACCCTGCAGCGCGACAGCCTGGGCGCCAGCTGCCCGCGCCGCCTGAGCGAGCTGGTGCAGGCCCTGCACGACGCGGTCAACACCCAGGACGTCAACCGGCTGTCCACGCTGTACCTGTGGAGCGCGGTCTCCGACGCCGGGGCACAGCGCATCCTGGGCCAGCTGGAATCGGTGGTGCGGCGGCCGCTGGTGGACGTGGTGCCGGTGTATCCGCAGCAGGACGTCGAGATGCCGGTGGTCGAGGGTCAGAGCGCTGCTGCGCAGGGAACCGCCCCTGAGACGACTGCACCACGGCATCCGGTGGGCCTGCGCCTGGAACAGACCCTGCCGGGCAGTGCGACGCGCGCGGCGACGGTGCTGGGGCTGCGGCGGCAGTACGGGTGTTTCTGGATCACCTTGTAA
- the metF gene encoding methylenetetrahydrofolate reductase [NAD(P)H] gives MTAISFEFYPPKTDEQRGQLDRAAARLKTYAPEYVSCTFGAGGSTLSYTSETVRHLKQHHGFEAAPHLSCVGGTRQEIRELLKLYRAIGCRRIVALRGDLPSGMGFPGDMRYAAELIEFIRAEHGDAFHIEVGAYPETHPQAPDALTDLKHFKAKIDAGADAAITQYFYNADAYFHFVDEVRALGVQVPITPGIMPIANFSQLRRFSEQCGAEIPRWISRKMLAYGDDSASVRAFGAEVVARLCQRLVEGGAPGLHFYTLNLAKPTVSVLALLDA, from the coding sequence ATGACCGCCATCAGCTTCGAGTTCTACCCGCCCAAGACCGATGAGCAGCGTGGCCAGCTGGACCGTGCTGCTGCCCGGTTGAAGACCTACGCGCCCGAATACGTGTCCTGTACCTTCGGTGCGGGCGGCTCGACCCTGAGCTACACCTCCGAAACCGTGCGCCACCTCAAGCAGCACCACGGCTTCGAGGCGGCACCGCACCTGTCGTGCGTGGGTGGCACCCGGCAGGAGATCCGCGAACTGCTCAAGCTGTACCGTGCCATCGGCTGCCGCCGGATCGTCGCCCTGCGCGGCGACCTGCCTTCGGGCATGGGGTTTCCCGGCGACATGCGCTATGCCGCCGAATTGATCGAATTCATCCGCGCCGAGCATGGCGATGCCTTCCACATCGAAGTCGGCGCCTACCCGGAAACCCATCCGCAGGCGCCGGATGCGTTGACCGACCTGAAGCACTTCAAGGCGAAGATCGATGCCGGCGCCGATGCCGCCATCACCCAGTACTTCTACAACGCCGATGCTTACTTCCACTTCGTCGATGAAGTGCGGGCGCTGGGCGTGCAGGTGCCGATCACCCCGGGCATCATGCCGATCGCCAACTTCAGCCAGCTGCGCCGCTTTTCCGAACAGTGCGGCGCCGAGATCCCGCGCTGGATCAGCCGGAAGATGCTGGCCTATGGCGATGACAGTGCGTCGGTACGCGCCTTCGGTGCCGAAGTGGTGGCCAGGTTGTGCCAGCGCCTGGTGGAGGGCGGCGCGCCGGGCCTGCACTTCTACACGCTGAATCTGGCCAAGCCGACCGTGTCGGTGCTGGCGCTGCTGGATGCCTGA
- a CDS encoding alpha/beta hydrolase has protein sequence MKMMLALYYAMKALARMAMLGMAMAVLGSGPAHAATPAGSGTVQVEVVGRGRALLMIPGLNSSADVWRETCLALKDVQCHLVQLPGFAGARAADPRPADFLSSMRDQLLAYVHDHAIDHPAVIGHSLGGVLALQMAVKEPQALGPLVIVDAVPFYAGMQNPQATAQSVRPMAEQLRASMLAADPASYQAQADAALGPMTATPARLPELKRWGRDSDRATTADAMYSVMVTDLRGEVAAIRAPTLVLGAWASYQAFGATEASARAIFQSQYAALPGVRIELSATGHHFLMWDDPQWLRGQVQAFLDSHR, from the coding sequence ATGAAGATGATGCTGGCGCTGTATTACGCGATGAAGGCCCTGGCCCGGATGGCCATGCTGGGCATGGCGATGGCTGTCCTCGGTTCGGGCCCGGCCCATGCCGCGACGCCTGCCGGCAGCGGCACGGTGCAGGTGGAGGTGGTCGGCCGTGGTCGCGCGCTGCTGATGATTCCCGGCCTGAACAGCAGCGCCGACGTCTGGCGCGAGACCTGCCTGGCGCTGAAGGACGTGCAGTGCCATCTGGTGCAGTTGCCCGGCTTTGCCGGCGCCCGTGCGGCCGATCCGCGCCCGGCGGACTTCCTGTCGTCGATGCGTGACCAGCTGCTGGCCTATGTGCACGACCACGCGATCGATCATCCAGCGGTGATTGGCCACAGTCTGGGCGGTGTGCTGGCGCTGCAGATGGCAGTGAAGGAGCCGCAGGCACTGGGGCCGCTGGTCATCGTCGACGCGGTGCCGTTCTACGCGGGCATGCAGAACCCGCAGGCCACCGCGCAGAGCGTGCGGCCCATGGCGGAGCAGCTGCGTGCGTCGATGCTGGCCGCAGATCCGGCCAGCTACCAGGCACAGGCCGATGCCGCACTGGGCCCGATGACCGCCACCCCCGCGCGCCTGCCCGAACTGAAGCGCTGGGGCCGCGACAGTGATCGCGCCACCACCGCCGATGCGATGTACTCGGTGATGGTGACTGACCTGCGCGGCGAGGTGGCCGCCATCCGCGCGCCCACCCTGGTGCTGGGCGCGTGGGCGTCCTACCAGGCGTTCGGTGCGACCGAGGCGTCGGCGCGCGCGATCTTCCAGTCGCAGTACGCCGCGCTGCCCGGCGTGCGCATCGAACTGAGCGCGACCGGCCACCACTTCCTGATGTGGGATGATCCGCAGTGGCTGCGTGGGCAGGTGCAGGCGTTCCTGGACAGCCACCGCTGA
- a CDS encoding histidine kinase, whose protein sequence is MHASTSTLRFWLVNTFGWALFCVLSLATTGAFAGGAGSGGTLISVGLAVLLYGISGGVRALALRWHWWRLDLGALVLRLALAVLLGAALAQLLLTAVLQPALAMGWVDFGGRSGDFRLVARLLYWLNTVVILGLWTALWAGLHGLRSARQAELARLRAEAERSALERDALRARLNPHFMFNALNNLRALILEDPERARDMVTRLSRTLRQALAHNRREPVSLADELAVVDDYLAIEAIHFEQRLQVRQHIDADAMQARLPAMALQLLVENAIKHGIACRAGGGEVHIAASLQGDVLRLQVDNPLGSTSEPTDGHGVGLAYLRAQLGTRGRFTLQPDGERMRALLEIMQ, encoded by the coding sequence ATGCACGCATCCACATCCACTCTGCGCTTCTGGTTGGTCAACACTTTCGGCTGGGCGTTGTTCTGCGTGCTCAGCCTGGCCACGACCGGCGCGTTCGCGGGCGGTGCCGGCAGTGGTGGCACGCTGATCAGCGTCGGCCTGGCCGTGCTGCTGTATGGCATCAGCGGCGGCGTGCGCGCGCTGGCGCTGCGCTGGCACTGGTGGCGGCTGGACCTGGGCGCGCTGGTGCTGCGGCTGGCGCTGGCGGTGCTGCTGGGCGCGGCGCTGGCCCAGCTGTTGCTGACCGCCGTGCTGCAGCCGGCGCTGGCGATGGGATGGGTGGATTTCGGCGGCCGATCAGGTGATTTCCGCCTGGTCGCGCGCCTGCTCTACTGGCTCAACACCGTGGTGATACTGGGGCTGTGGACCGCGCTGTGGGCCGGTCTGCACGGCCTGCGCAGTGCGCGCCAGGCCGAACTGGCGCGCCTGCGTGCGGAAGCAGAGCGCAGTGCGCTGGAACGCGATGCGCTGCGGGCGCGCTTGAACCCCCACTTCATGTTCAATGCGCTGAACAACCTGCGCGCGCTGATCCTGGAAGACCCCGAGCGTGCACGCGACATGGTGACCCGCTTGTCGCGCACGTTGCGGCAGGCGCTGGCACACAACCGCCGCGAACCGGTGAGCCTTGCCGACGAGCTGGCCGTGGTCGACGACTACCTGGCCATCGAGGCGATCCACTTCGAGCAGCGGTTGCAGGTGCGCCAGCACATCGATGCCGACGCGATGCAGGCGCGGCTGCCGGCGATGGCGTTGCAGCTGCTGGTGGAGAATGCGATCAAGCATGGCATCGCCTGCCGTGCCGGAGGCGGCGAGGTGCATATCGCCGCGAGTCTGCAGGGCGACGTGCTGCGGCTGCAGGTGGACAACCCGCTGGGCAGCACCAGCGAACCGACCGATGGGCATGGCGTGGGGCTGGCGTATCTGCGGGCACAGCTGGGCACACGCGGGCGGTTTACCCTGCAGCCTGACGGCGAGCGGATGCGGGCCCTGCTGGAGATCATGCAATGA
- a CDS encoding LytTR family DNA-binding domain-containing protein, producing MSALLRVLIVDDARLARQELQTLLAALPWVECVGEADDVAAARQAIDQLKPDLVLLDVQMPSGSGFDVLEGLDAVPAVVFVTAYDAYAVRAFQANALDYLVKPVEAPRLLEALQRARPPQAEEGGITATRSALAVQDQVFVRDGERCWFVAVGEIRRLVVDGNYTRLWFRDQNALLARSLSALEARLPAELFLRANRNTLVNLRRIRAVSPSVGDGYDLTLDDGSEVEVSRRQARELRERMAL from the coding sequence ATGAGTGCGCTGTTGCGGGTACTGATCGTTGACGATGCGCGGCTGGCGCGGCAGGAACTGCAGACGCTGCTGGCAGCGCTGCCGTGGGTGGAGTGCGTGGGCGAAGCCGATGACGTGGCGGCGGCGCGCCAGGCCATCGACCAGCTGAAACCGGACCTGGTGCTGCTGGATGTGCAGATGCCGTCCGGCAGCGGTTTCGACGTGCTGGAGGGACTGGATGCCGTACCGGCGGTGGTGTTCGTTACCGCCTATGACGCCTATGCCGTGCGTGCCTTCCAGGCCAACGCGCTGGATTACCTGGTGAAGCCGGTGGAAGCGCCGCGGTTGCTGGAAGCACTGCAGCGCGCCCGCCCTCCGCAGGCGGAAGAGGGTGGGATCACCGCAACACGCAGTGCGCTGGCGGTGCAGGACCAGGTATTCGTGCGCGACGGTGAACGCTGCTGGTTCGTGGCCGTGGGAGAGATCCGCCGGCTGGTGGTGGATGGCAACTACACCCGCCTGTGGTTCCGCGACCAGAACGCGTTGCTGGCACGCAGTCTGAGCGCACTGGAAGCACGCCTGCCCGCGGAGCTGTTCTTACGGGCCAACCGCAATACGCTGGTGAACCTGCGGCGGATCCGCGCGGTCAGCCCCAGCGTGGGAGATGGTTACGACCTGACGCTGGATGACGGCAGCGAGGTGGAAGTCTCACGCCGGCAGGCACGTGAGCTGCGTGAGCGGATGGCGCTGTAG
- a CDS encoding DUF3228 family protein, with amino-acid sequence MSIVLTDFARPRLFPRVPRANTIQDVSAEQFQAHLNAHAPLKVLDGYAPFCKLFVYDNWTSTRCLTVPVTEANRHLLRSGYEARNREELPVLVRWFEGVESPRANYLVVILYSAEQLAKEGSPIDADWGIVGCIYTAEPEEVPMAPITMMRNALGVEEGGSGVPLDREAYQRAVQFWENNANWRP; translated from the coding sequence ATGTCCATCGTCCTCACCGATTTCGCCCGCCCCCGCCTGTTCCCGCGCGTGCCGCGCGCCAACACCATCCAGGACGTCAGCGCCGAGCAGTTCCAGGCGCACCTCAACGCGCATGCGCCGCTGAAGGTACTCGATGGTTACGCGCCGTTCTGCAAGCTGTTCGTGTACGACAACTGGACCAGCACGCGCTGCCTGACCGTGCCGGTGACCGAGGCCAACCGCCACCTGCTGCGCAGCGGCTACGAAGCGCGCAACCGCGAGGAGCTGCCGGTGCTGGTGCGCTGGTTCGAGGGCGTGGAATCGCCGCGCGCGAACTATCTTGTTGTGATCCTGTACAGCGCCGAGCAGCTGGCGAAGGAAGGCTCGCCGATCGACGCGGACTGGGGCATCGTCGGCTGCATCTACACCGCCGAACCGGAAGAGGTGCCGATGGCGCCCATCACCATGATGCGCAATGCGCTGGGTGTGGAGGAGGGCGGTTCCGGCGTCCCGCTGGACAGGGAGGCTTACCAGCGCGCGGTGCAGTTCTGGGAAAACAACGCCAACTGGCGGCCGTGA